The genome window TTCTGGTGTGTTGAGTGGCACCTACCTCACAGGGTTCAGAGACAGTTTGGTAGGAACCAGCTATGGCCGGTTGAAGATGTTCCTACTTCAGAGGAGCTACACAAGTAAGTTCGCAATCTATAAACCCAGTTTGCAATTTATAACATCAATCATTCTTAACTTTGTGTTTTTTATATGATATGATTTGTGTGTAGATTTGACCGGCGGAAGCAAAAGAAGATAACGGACTTTCGTCAACATCATCTGATATTTATAAATGATTGGGAATCGGGTGCTGAGAATGTATATTCCAACGATGAGTTGCACAACAACAGTGATTACAGGCGGTACCAAGCTTGGTACCAGGGTGCGACTCGTTGTAAGCTTCGCCAGCAGTGGACAGCGGAAGACTACGCCGACATTGATTCTTCTGACGATGAAGAAACGGAGTATGACCTGTCCACTAGACTGGGAACCCAAGTGGAGGCGGCACCCATATTAGATCGAGTGGTAAGTTTTACTCGATTTTAATACTCGACATGTATAAATTGTATGTGTGATGCAAATTGTGTTGTACAGGGTAACACATTGCGACGGTCGGTAGAGGACATTGATCGCCAACTTTTGACTGTGGGCGACAGCAGCATGCGCAGCTTCTTGCAGGTAAGCCCACATGCATCGTTTATAGCCTTTAGCGTGTTATGAATATGTTGTAAACTAATATGTCTTTGGCATGCAGCGTTTATCTAGGCGCCTACGTGGAGCTGCTGCTCGCTGTGGCTGCAGGACTACTGTTGCACATGACGTCCATGTACCATCGTGTACCGACACAGCAACGCCCTCCACAGGTCTTGGTGCTGGCTTCGACTACGATCACGACGAGATAGGACCTTCACAGCTTCAGGGGGCTCCTTCGACACAGCCATTACAACCACAAGATCGTAGGCAACACCGCTCTCCACAAcgttacactccaggcaccgacgctttaggcaagggtaagactaggagacGTTGAATTGCTTTGGACTCTATGGACTGTAACGTATGAATTATATAGACTTGTAATGGACTCATTTGGCCTCTACGGGCTTGTATGACATTTTAATGGACTTGTATGAATTCTATGGACTTGTAATGCACTTGTTTAGACTTTTATGAGCTTGCTTGGAATTTTTTAGAATTGTATGCACTTGTATGTTATGCTTATCTATGTGTATATGTTGGATTgacaaaaaacagaaaaaactcTGCCGAAATTTTGTGAAATCGTTGGTTATGTCATGTAGCCTTTACATAACTATTACATAGCCTTTTAAGAAGCATTAATTTTTGGACTAGCATCTAGACTTTTCAGGAGTGTATATATAGCCTTTTCAGAGTGTATAAATAGCCTTTTCAGGAATGTATATATAGCCTTTTCAGGATTGTATATATAGCCTTTTCAGAATCAACAATATCCTACATTATCGTAGGACATGTAGCCTTTTCAGTAGCAGAACATAGCCTTTTCAGAGTCTTTGTACATATCTGATGTTTATAATCCATTACACTATCTATCCTTTAGCCTATATATACACGATCCTTTGTACATTTGCTTCATTGTGCAATACAATGGCTTCAGGGTCTTCTAGGGGCAAGGGTGCGGTAAATGAGAGACGAAAAGATGGAGGGAAGTTAACTCCACTGTGTTTTGATGGTCCTCTTGGTCCAGATTTTTTTGAAGAGGCGGTTTTTAACTTTCCAGTTCAAAGTAAAAAAGATTTCAACAAAGAGGTTAGACTTAGGTCCTACGATAATAGGAGAGAAGATTGGCCGAAGTGCATGCATGGTGAGGATTGCTTGGTGCAGATGTTCGTTGAGGGTGGAATTGATGGAGGCCGGCGTTTCTTCAGATGTCCTTATGCATATGTACAAATTAATTTCTACTCCTTTGTTCTAAATACTTTTGTTATTCAGTGAAACTAACTATAAACATTTATGCAGCATTCATTGGTCAAGGAGAATTGTGGGTTCACTCGTTGGGTAGATCCTCATCCGATTTTTCCTCATGCGGAATACATATCCTACCTACAGAATAGGATATTTGATCTAGAGAGGGAAGTAAGCAACAAAAATGACGAGGAAGAAAGAGACAACAACAATGTTGGTGCTTCACAGGTGCAAGTATGCCCAGATCCATATTGTTGCTGCCCTTGTCACAACAAGAATGTTGGTCCTCCATCGTCTCCACCGCACCCACAGCAGACACCAACAATGGGAGGATACTATGGAGAAGGGTCAACTCAATTTGGAATGTGGGAGCACTACTAGAAAACTCTTCTGTAATAATTTCTTTCAGCGTGTTGATTATCTTTTTCAATTGCTTGAAGTCGCCTTCAAGAATTGCTTTAAATCTAGTTTTCATCAATTGTGTATTTATGTACTTTTTCATCAATTTGAAGGTAATTCATTACGAAATATCATTGTTCGACAATACATAATACCGAATAATAAGTTCATTATTACATAACTTCAAATAAAACACCAAGACTACTGAGTGCAACGGGGCCATTTGCCTTTGCGAAATGCATCAGGGttctcctccattgcttcctttgCACGACGTGCGCGCTCAAGCTTTTTCTCCTTCTCTTCCCTGCATTCAGCAATACACCTCGTTTTCCCTTCGTCTTCACGTTGTTGCTCCGCAGCAAGCTCCTCTCGTCTTTTTTCCATCCTCTCTTTGTCCTCTGCATCCCACTTTTTAAGATTCTCCAACCACTTCTTGTCTTTCTCTGATATTTCTGTGTCAATCCACTGCTCAAAATCACATAGCGGTGGAGGAGTCTACAAAATATGCAATTATTAGTACGCAAAAAAAATTTTACAAAAACATTCA of Zea mays cultivar B73 chromosome 8, Zm-B73-REFERENCE-NAM-5.0, whole genome shotgun sequence contains these proteins:
- the LOC111589993 gene encoding uncharacterized protein; the encoded protein is MCFCGDPCKVDKSEDHDTYRQRYWMCANFAFEPTIVQRRMNLMTPPPLCDFEQWIDTEISEKDKKWLENLKKWDAEDKERMEKRREELAAEQQREDEGKTRCIAECREEKEKKLERARRAKEAMEENPDAFRKGKWPRCTQ